A window of Juglans regia cultivar Chandler chromosome 7, Walnut 2.0, whole genome shotgun sequence contains these coding sequences:
- the LOC118348923 gene encoding uncharacterized protein LOC118348923, whose protein sequence is MGTEGSMKANEWLLDLDSTFKISGCIEEQKVQYAGHLLQGEAGSWWDTKRQLLIRELGNITILTWERFKEEFDNRFSPESMKTQKAQEFATLVQGNLTVEQYAAKFMELGRFAPHLIATEKMQAQKFQAGLNPRIRIYVARFRIHNFQELVNVAAIA, encoded by the coding sequence ATGGGAACTGAGGGATCCATGAAAGCTAACGAGTGGCTATTAGATCTCGACAGCACCTTCAAGATTAGCGGTTGTATTGAGGAACAGAAGGTACAGTATGCGGGGCACCTGCTGCAAGGTGAAGCTGGAAGTTGGTGGGACACCAAGAGGCAACTTCTGATTAGAGAATTGGGAAATATCACCATTTTGACCTGGGAGAGGTTTAAGGAGGAATTTGACAATCGTTTCTCCCCAGAGTCAATGAAGACCCAGAAGGCCCAGGAGTTTGCTACGTTGGTACAAGGCAATCTCACTGTTGAGCAGTACGCTGCGAAGTTTATGGAGCTGGGAAGGTTTGCCCCACACTTGATTGCTACTGAGAAAATGCAAGCCCAGAAGTTTCAAGCAGGGTTGAATCCTAGAATTCGCATTTATGTGGCTAGATTCCGCATCCACAACTTCCAAGAGTTGGTTAATGTGGCTGCAATAGCGTAG